The Spirosoma radiotolerans genome has a window encoding:
- the gcvH gene encoding glycine cleavage system protein GcvH, translated as MTFPAELSYTEDHEWIRIEADGTAVVGITEFAQNELGDIIFIDVATVGQSLAKGDVFGAVEAVKTVSDLFLPIEGEILELNPAIEKSPELLNSDPYGEGWIIRLKPADASQQDGLLTADAYAELVGA; from the coding sequence ATGACTTTTCCTGCAGAACTAAGCTATACGGAAGATCACGAATGGATTCGGATCGAAGCTGACGGTACCGCCGTGGTTGGAATTACTGAATTTGCCCAAAACGAATTAGGCGATATTATCTTCATCGACGTAGCTACCGTTGGTCAATCGCTGGCCAAAGGTGATGTATTTGGCGCGGTTGAAGCCGTCAAAACCGTATCAGATTTGTTTTTGCCAATTGAAGGTGAAATTCTTGAACTGAATCCGGCCATCGAAAAATCACCCGAATTGCTTAACAGCGATCCGTATGGCGAGGGCTGGATCATCCGCCTGAAACCCGCTGATGCATCGCAACAGGATGGCCTGCTAACCGCCGACGCCTATGCGGAGTTAGTGGGTGCCTGA
- a CDS encoding dihydroorotase, with amino-acid sequence MQLLIRSAHIIDAASPFDGQVRDILVDNGLIRQIGDGISADATVRVIEADNLHVSLGWVDIRVSTQDPGYEHKEDLTSVCRAAAAGGFTDIAVLPNTEPVIDAKGILGYVQRLAEGQPVSIHVIAAVTKKAAGEDFTEMLDLHNGGAVAFSDGNHPLQNPDLLLKTLQYLQPINGLLMNRPEEMHLTKFGQMHEGIQSTLLGLKGIPALAEELMLERDLRLLDYVTSEGQSDRNSGTSPINTVPPALHFSTISTARSVDLIRRAKAQGKPVSCDVAAHQLVFDDSALASFDTNLKVNPPFRSPDDVAALWAGLADGTIDAIVSDHTPQDAESKNLEFDQAEFGVTGLETVFASTITHNRALSLSQLIDKLATRPRHILRLPVLSIAEGQPASLTLFDPTGIWTYDRPQSKSKNSPFLGQTLTGRVIGTVHRGQFTPTV; translated from the coding sequence ATGCAACTCCTGATTCGTTCTGCCCATATTATTGATGCTGCTTCACCGTTCGATGGACAGGTGCGTGATATTCTGGTCGACAATGGTCTGATTCGTCAAATTGGTGACGGTATTTCTGCCGATGCTACCGTCCGGGTGATCGAAGCGGATAATCTGCATGTTTCCTTGGGTTGGGTCGATATACGTGTGTCGACGCAGGACCCCGGTTACGAACACAAGGAAGACCTGACAAGCGTGTGCCGGGCTGCGGCCGCCGGAGGATTCACTGATATTGCCGTTTTGCCCAATACAGAACCCGTTATCGACGCCAAAGGAATCCTGGGCTATGTTCAGCGCCTGGCCGAAGGCCAGCCCGTTAGTATTCACGTCATTGCCGCCGTGACCAAAAAAGCGGCCGGGGAAGATTTTACGGAGATGCTCGACCTGCATAACGGTGGGGCCGTGGCGTTTTCGGACGGGAATCATCCGCTCCAAAACCCGGATCTGTTACTCAAAACGCTCCAGTATCTGCAACCCATCAATGGCTTGCTCATGAACCGCCCGGAAGAAATGCATTTGACCAAGTTTGGCCAGATGCATGAAGGCATTCAGAGTACATTGCTTGGATTGAAGGGAATTCCCGCTTTAGCCGAGGAGTTGATGCTTGAGCGTGACTTGCGCTTGCTGGATTATGTAACGAGTGAGGGCCAGTCTGACAGGAACTCAGGAACATCCCCGATAAACACAGTACCTCCGGCTTTGCATTTCTCAACAATTTCAACGGCTCGTTCGGTCGACTTGATTCGGCGGGCAAAGGCGCAGGGAAAGCCCGTTAGTTGCGACGTGGCAGCTCACCAGCTTGTTTTCGATGATTCGGCCCTGGCGAGCTTCGACACGAACCTGAAAGTTAATCCGCCCTTTCGGTCTCCCGACGACGTAGCGGCTCTGTGGGCGGGTCTGGCCGACGGCACCATCGATGCCATTGTATCGGATCATACGCCACAGGATGCCGAAAGCAAAAACCTGGAGTTCGATCAGGCGGAGTTTGGGGTGACGGGGCTCGAAACGGTTTTCGCCAGCACCATTACCCATAACCGAGCGCTGTCTTTATCGCAGCTGATCGACAAACTGGCAACCCGGCCCCGGCATATCCTGCGCCTTCCCGTCCTAAGCATTGCTGAAGGACAGCCCGCCAGCCTGACGCTGTTCGATCCCACCGGTATCTGGACGTACGACCGGCCACAGTCTAAATCAAAAAACTCACCGTTTCTGGGCCAAACGCTCACGGGCCGCGTTATTGGCACGGTGCATCGAGGCCAATTTACTCCTACCGTATGA
- a CDS encoding DUF4199 domain-containing protein has protein sequence MNSIRAYFSHPLLKIPLLSGLATGVLCFLYFLGLYAVGVPALGNIRVLDYGIHIITILATIWYYRKYVGHGQLHLWEGLTIGYVLNTVAALVTGWLIYLFVTQVDPGVFTEYVTNSKKLLLEGKKQITDQFGPETFAQQWNKVSTMEPGVLLPDELTKKTALAVLPVLVISLIFRKQDYSIMQ, from the coding sequence ATGAACAGTATTCGCGCTTATTTTTCGCATCCGTTGCTGAAAATTCCCCTGCTCTCCGGGTTGGCTACGGGTGTTCTCTGCTTTTTGTACTTTCTTGGTTTATACGCCGTTGGCGTACCGGCTCTGGGTAATATCCGGGTGCTCGATTACGGCATTCACATCATCACGATACTCGCCACCATCTGGTATTACCGGAAGTATGTCGGGCATGGGCAACTGCATTTGTGGGAAGGGCTAACCATTGGCTATGTGCTCAATACAGTGGCAGCTTTAGTAACAGGATGGCTCATTTACCTGTTTGTTACGCAAGTTGATCCGGGTGTTTTTACCGAATACGTAACGAATTCGAAGAAACTTCTGCTGGAAGGCAAGAAGCAGATTACCGACCAGTTCGGCCCCGAAACGTTCGCTCAGCAGTGGAACAAGGTATCGACGATGGAACCTGGTGTTCTGCTTCCCGACGAATTGACCAAAAAAACAGCCCTGGCTGTACTGCCGGTACTCGTAATTTCGCTTATTTTTCGGAAGCAGGACTATAGCATCATGCAATAA
- a CDS encoding DUF4199 domain-containing protein yields the protein MNDQPSTARTALKWGAILGLILIAITLVMYLTDQSTNPLFSGLTLGAMVAMLILAMREYRTLNGGYMSYSEGLGIGALLSAVTGLLSSAFITFYNVIIDPTIQQRAMEKAREKLEAQGNMSDESIDQAMEWSEKLQSPGFTFIAGLFGTIIMGFLLSLIIAAFIRRNKANPFE from the coding sequence ATGAATGACCAACCCTCTACTGCCCGTACGGCCCTGAAATGGGGCGCTATCCTTGGCCTTATTTTAATAGCCATTACGTTGGTGATGTACCTGACCGACCAGTCGACCAACCCGTTGTTCAGCGGGCTTACGCTCGGTGCCATGGTGGCGATGCTGATTCTGGCGATGCGGGAGTACCGAACGCTCAATGGCGGCTACATGAGTTATAGCGAAGGGTTGGGCATTGGCGCTCTTCTCTCTGCAGTGACAGGGCTCTTATCGTCTGCCTTTATCACCTTTTATAATGTGATCATCGACCCTACTATCCAGCAACGCGCTATGGAAAAAGCACGTGAAAAATTGGAAGCGCAGGGAAACATGTCCGATGAATCAATTGATCAGGCCATGGAATGGTCAGAAAAGCTTCAGTCACCTGGCTTTACCTTCATCGCAGGCCTTTTCGGAACGATAATAATGGGCTTTCTGCTGTCGCTAATTATTGCTGCCTTTATACGTCGCAATAAGGCAAATCCGTTTGAGTAA